Within Stella humosa, the genomic segment CGACATGCTCCTGCACCGGCAGGGCCGTGGCCTCGATCCCCGAAGCCGACAGGTACATCCGCACGATCACCGTGGCGACCGTCGACGAGGCCAGGATCGCGGTCTGGAAGGCATTGAGCCGCATTGCCGCCAGGATGAGCGGCAGGGCAACCACGATGAAGGGATAGGTCAGGTGGTCGAGTGCCAGCACGGTGATCGCCAGCGTGACGGCCAGGTGCGCGGCAAACTCGATCGCCGTCCGGCGGCGGCACCAGCGGGCGATCGCCGACTGGCTGACGGTCAGCGCCGTCGGCAGGATGATGGCCGCGCCCATGACCGAGCCCACCCACCATATCGCCGCCGAGCGGGTGAAAGGATCGCCCGACAGTTCCGACAGGGCGAGGGCCCCCGGCAAGGCGGTGACGGTCGGCGTGATGAAACCGGCGATCACGATGGCGGCGACGACGCGCCTTGGCCGCGACGGGTCGCGGCCGCCGACACGCCAGACCAGCGCCAGGGTCAGGGCGACCTCGAGCGTGTTGGCGACCGCCAGGGCCAGGGCCGGCGCCGCGCCGGCGCCGGTCGCGATATAGGCGGCGAAGATGCCGGCCAGCACGGCGGGCAGCGCGGCCAGGCGGCGCTCGTCCGGCCAGCGCAGCATCGCGGCTACGGCTGCCGCATTGGCCAGCCAGGGTGGCGCCAGGTTGCCCGGCAACCGGGCCAGCAAGATGCAGGCCAGGGCAAGCAATCCGCAGCCCAGCGCCAGCGCGACCAGCCGCACCGACAGCAGGCGCTCCGTCGGCGGGGCGTTCACGGACGGCGCGGCCTGGGTCATCGACGGGTCAGGCCGCCGGGCTGGAGGCGGCCAGGAAAGCGCGCGCCTTGGCGCCGACCGCCTCAGCGCTGTCGCCCGGCTTGTAGAGCGCGGACCCCAGCCCGAAGCCGGCCGCCCCGGCCGCACGATAGTCGGCCATGTTGGCCAGCGTCACGCCTCCCACCGGCAGCAGCCGGGTGCCGCGCGGCAGCACCGCGCCCCAGGCCTTGACGGCGGCCGGTGGCAGCGCCTCGGCCGGGAACAGCTTGACGGCATCGGCGCCGGCGGCCAGTGCCGCGAACGCCTCGGTCGGGGTGAAGGCGCCGGGGATGGCGGTCATCCCGCGCAGGCGGGCGGCGCGAATCACCGCCGGGTCGCAGTGGGGGCTGACGACCAGCGTGCCGCTGGCAGCCGCGATGTCGGCCACCTCGCGGGCGCTGGTGACCGTGCCCGCGCCGATCACGGCGCGATCGGAAAAGGCTTCGGCCAGGGCCGCGATCGAGCGTAGGGGCTCGGGCGAGTTCAGCGGCACCTCGATCAGCGTGAAGCCGGCCTCGACCAGGGCGGCCCCGATCGGGCGGGCCTCGTCCGGCCGGATGCCGCGCAGGATGGCGACCAGCGGGCAGCGTTGGAACGCGGCTTCGAAATCGAGCGGCATCTCGGGCCAGTCTTCCTGTCTGCGGTTCATCGCCGGACGAGCCCGGCCTGGGTGGCGAGCGCCAGGTGGCCCGCGCGTACGCAGGCGGCCGGCGCATCCCGCGTCGCAATGCCCAGGCGCCGTGCCGCCCGGCGGTAGCGATCGGCCAGGTCGGCGCTGCCGATCAGGATCAGTTCGCCGTCGCCGGCCGCGATCCCGCCCAGTTCCGCACCGATCAGCAGGCCGGAGAGGTAGTCGGCTGCCTCGTCCTCGGCCAGTTCGTCGAAAAGGCGCAGGGTCCGCGCGGCGAAAATCGCGTGCAGCAACTGGCCCGCCCCCTGCAGCCCGCGCGCGGCATCGACGCCCCGCGCGAAGCCGGAGCCGTCCCCGCTTGCCGCACCCATCAGGCGGCCGAGGATGGTGTGGGTCCGCAGGGCCGCGAACAGCTCCCCGGTCATGCAGGTATGGAAGCCGATGATCCGGCCCTGCGCGACGGTGACGGTCTTGGAGTGGGTGCCGGGCAACAGGAAGGTGCCGCCGTCGATCGCCATGAGGGCCAGCGCGCCGACGATCTGGCATTCCTCGCCGCGCATGACGTCGGGCACGCCGTCGCGGTCGCGGGCGGTGACGCCGGGTGCCACGCGGATGGGCCCGAAGTCGGGCACGGTGATCGGCGTCAGGTGGCGGCCGAGTTCGTCCAGTGCCACGGGGCAGGGCAGGTAGGGCGCCTCGATCCAGCCCTGGCGGCTGCCGATCATGCCCGACAGCAATGCCGGCAGCGGTCCATGCCGCTCCAGCCATGGGCGGCAGGCATCATGCAGGGCGGCAGCGAACGCCCCACCCGCGATGTTCATGATGCCGAGCGGCGCCTCGCGCTCGTCGAGCACGCCGCCATCGGCTGTCAGGAGATACACGCGAAGGGACGTCGTCCCCCAATCGACGCTGAGCAGAGCCGCCAAAGCCGACATTCCCCCAGAAGACCACTGTTTGGGGGTATCCTAGACCGGTCGATGCCGGTCTGGATATCAGGCGATGATGCGCACGTCCGGTGGAATTGCAGAGCCCGGCATCGCGTCCGGCAACGCCTTGCCGCACTCGACCTGGCCCAGCAGTTCGACGTCGTCGATCGTGTAGGCGAAGAGGGGCTCGGCATAGCCGACGGCAACCCTGGTGGCACCGCCGGCGTCCAGGCCGATCGGCCGTCCGACGACGATGTGAAGGCGCGCCTGCTCGCTGCGGGCCTCGGCCAGGTGCCGGCGCGCGCTGGGCAGGTCGATTCCGTGGCTCGGGATATGGATCCGGCCACCCTCGAACACGGCCTCGTAGCAGGTGACGCCCTCATCGTCGTCCGGCAGGGCGCCCAGATGTATGTACTGGACCACGCCGGAAGAACCTGTGGCGGCGATGCTGCCGCATTCCTGCTCATCCGTCGCGCTGCCTGCCATCATCGCCGCCTCCGCCGCTGGACTCCCACCTGGGAAGCCAACTGCGGGGCGGGCCGGAAGTTCCGGGGGACGATGGAATAGAACCAGGCTTGAGCCGTAGCCTGTCAGACGAGCGGGTTCATCACGTGCTGGCGATAGCCCGCGCGCTCACCCAGGCGCTCGTACCAGGCCTTCACGTTCGGCAGGTCGGGGCGCTCGATCGGGAACCAGAACCAGCGGAACGCCTGGATGCCGGTCGGGATGTCGGCCAGGGTGAAGCTGTCGCCGGCGATATACTTGCGGCCCGCCAGGTGCTGGTCGAGCAGCGTCAGCGCCTCGGCCGTCTTCTGCTGCGAGGCGGCGATCACCTTGGGGTCCTGGTCGGGCTTGGGCGTGCGCACGATCTGCAGGAACATGGGCGTGATGGCGGGGCCGGCGACGGTGGCGCCCCAGTCCATCCAGCGGTCGATGTCGGCGCGGGCCTTCAGGTCGGCCGGCCACAGCGCTTCGGCGCCATGCTTGGCCGCCAGGTAGCGCATGATGGCGTGCGATTCCCACAGCACGAACCCGTCGTCGTCGACCGTGGGCACCAGGCCGTTGGGGTTCAGCGCCAGGTACTCCGGATCCTTGTTGCGCCCGTACGGGCCGCCGATATCCTCCCTCGCGTAGGGCAGGTCGAGTTCAGTGCAGAGCCACAGCACCTTCTGGACGTTGGACGAGGTCTTGCGGCCGAGAATCCTGAGCATGGGCGATCTTTCCTCCGAAACGGGCACCGTTCCCGGCACCGGCCGGCGATGCTAGCGCCAGCCGCTCCTGTTCCAAAGCCTGTCGTCCTGGATTAGGCTGCCGGCATGAGCAAAGATGCCGACCGGATGGCCGCCGCCCTGCGCGAGAACCTGCGCCGCCGCAAGGCGCAGAGCCGCGGGCGCAGCGACGCCGCGACCTGTTCCGAGCCATCGGTCGGCGGCGGTGGTGCGACCCCAGGCGAAGCCGTCGATCCCTCCGAGCTTCCCGCGCGGCCGGCAATCGACTAGAAACGGCCGACCCGCAATCGGTCGCCGGATTTTCCAATGCCAGTGATGCCCGACTCCTGGATCCGCGAAAGCGCGGGGAAGGGGATGATAGAGCCCTTCGTCGAGCGCCAGACGCGCGAAGGCGTGATCTCCTATGGCCTGTCGTCCTATGGCTACGACGCCCGGGTGTCGCGCGAGTTCAAGATCTTCACCAACGTCGACAATGCCATCGTCGACCCCAAGAACTTCGCGCCCAACAGCTTCGTCGATCGCGAGCTCGACGTCTGCATCGTGCCGCCCAACAGCTTCGCGCTGGGCCGGACGATGGAGTATTTCCGCGTGCCGCGCGACGTGCTGGTCATCTGCCTCGGCAAGTCGACCTATGCGCGCTGCGGCATCATCGTCAACGTGACCCCGCTGGAGCCGGAGTGGGAAGGGCACGTGACGATCGAGATCTCCAACACCACGCCGCTGCCGGCCAAGATCTATGCGGGCGAGGGGATCTGCCAGTTCCTGTTCTTCCAGGGCGCCGGCCCTTGCGAGACCTCCTATGCCGACCGGGCCGGCAAGTACATGCGCCAGCAAGGCGTAACCCTGCCCCGCCTCTGATCCGGCGCACCGCGGCCACGCCGCCGCCCTGAAGGCGGGGTTCATTTGCATGGATGAAGCCCCGATATATGTTCGTCTCCGCCGTCCCCGGCCCCGCGATCGGTTGCGATCCCGGGGCAGAACCTGATTCGAGGTTCCAGCCGTCCATGGACAAGATTCGCATTCGCGGCGGCCGGCCGCTGCACGGCCAGATCCCGATCAGCGGCGCCAAGAACGCGACCCTGCCGCTGATGGCCGCCTCGCTGCTGACCGACGGCACGCTGACGCTGTCGAACGTGCCGCACCTGGCAGACATCGCCACCATGGCCAGCCTGCTGGCCCAGCACGGCGTATCGGTCGGCATCGACGGCGCGGCCCCCGGCGGCGGCCATACCGGCCGGGTGATGGCCTTGCAGGCCGGCACGATCACCAGCACGACGGCGCCCTACGACCTGGTGCGCAAGATGCGCGCCTCGGTGCTGGTGCTGGGGCCGCTGGTGGCGCGCGAGGGCCGGGCGCGCGTCTCGCTGCCCGGCGGCTGCGCCATCGGCACGCGGCCGGTCGACCTGCACCTGAAGGGGCTGGAGCGGCTGGGCGCCAAGGTCGAGCTGACCGCGGGCTACATCGAGGCGAGCGCCCCCGGCGGGCTGGTCGGGGCCGAGATCGTCTTCCCGTTCGTGTCGGTCGGCGCCACCGAGAACCTGCTGATGGCGGCCACCCTGGCGCGTGGCGAGACGGTGCTGTTGAACGCCGCCCGTGAGCCGGAGATCGTCGACCTGGCGGAATGCCTGTCGGCGATGGGGGCCGATATCGAAGGCGCCGGCACTGACCGAATCCGCATCCGCGGCAAGGATCGCCTGCACGGCGCCGCCCACACCGTCATCTCGGACCGGATCGAGACCGGCACCTACATGATGGCGGTCGCGATCACCGACGGCGACGTCGAGCTGATCGGCGGCCGGCTCGACCTTGTGCGGTCGGTGGCCGATGCGCTGACCCCGGCCGGCCTGACGGTGGAGGAGACCGCGCGCGGCATCCGCGTGCGCCGCGCCAACGGCCGCCTGACCGGCATCGACGTGATGACCGAGCCCTATCCGGGCTTCCCGACCGATCTTCAGGCCCAGCTCATGGCGCTGATGTCGACGGCGGGCGGGGCGGCGATGATCACCGAGACGATCTTCGAGAACCGCTTCATGCATGTGCCCGAGCTGACGCGCATGGGCGCCAACATCAATGTCCACCATGCCTCGGCCCTCGTCCGCGGCGTGCCGCGGCTGACCGGGGCGCCGGTGATGGCGACGGACCTGCGGGCATCGGTTTCGCTCGTGCTGGCCGGGCTGGCGGCCGAGGGCGATACCATCC encodes:
- a CDS encoding 2-dehydro-3-deoxygalactonokinase; its protein translation is MYLLTADGGVLDEREAPLGIMNIAGGAFAAALHDACRPWLERHGPLPALLSGMIGSRQGWIEAPYLPCPVALDELGRHLTPITVPDFGPIRVAPGVTARDRDGVPDVMRGEECQIVGALALMAIDGGTFLLPGTHSKTVTVAQGRIIGFHTCMTGELFAALRTHTILGRLMGAASGDGSGFARGVDAARGLQGAGQLLHAIFAARTLRLFDELAEDEAADYLSGLLIGAELGGIAAGDGELILIGSADLADRYRRAARRLGIATRDAPAACVRAGHLALATQAGLVRR
- the dcd gene encoding dCTP deaminase, encoding MPVMPDSWIRESAGKGMIEPFVERQTREGVISYGLSSYGYDARVSREFKIFTNVDNAIVDPKNFAPNSFVDRELDVCIVPPNSFALGRTMEYFRVPRDVLVICLGKSTYARCGIIVNVTPLEPEWEGHVTIEISNTTPLPAKIYAGEGICQFLFFQGAGPCETSYADRAGKYMRQQGVTLPRL
- the murA gene encoding UDP-N-acetylglucosamine 1-carboxyvinyltransferase, with product MDKIRIRGGRPLHGQIPISGAKNATLPLMAASLLTDGTLTLSNVPHLADIATMASLLAQHGVSVGIDGAAPGGGHTGRVMALQAGTITSTTAPYDLVRKMRASVLVLGPLVAREGRARVSLPGGCAIGTRPVDLHLKGLERLGAKVELTAGYIEASAPGGLVGAEIVFPFVSVGATENLLMAATLARGETVLLNAAREPEIVDLAECLSAMGADIEGAGTDRIRIRGKDRLHGAAHTVISDRIETGTYMMAVAITDGDVELIGGRLDLVRSVADALTPAGLTVEETARGIRVRRANGRLTGIDVMTEPYPGFPTDLQAQLMALMSTAGGAAMITETIFENRFMHVPELTRMGANINVHHASALVRGVPRLTGAPVMATDLRASVSLVLAGLAAEGDTILSRVYHLDRGYERVEEKLAACGAEVERIRES
- a CDS encoding 2-dehydro-3-deoxy-6-phosphogalactonate aldolase — translated: MNRRQEDWPEMPLDFEAAFQRCPLVAILRGIRPDEARPIGAALVEAGFTLIEVPLNSPEPLRSIAALAEAFSDRAVIGAGTVTSAREVADIAAASGTLVVSPHCDPAVIRAARLRGMTAIPGAFTPTEAFAALAAGADAVKLFPAEALPPAAVKAWGAVLPRGTRLLPVGGVTLANMADYRAAGAAGFGLGSALYKPGDSAEAVGAKARAFLAASSPAA
- a CDS encoding glutathione S-transferase family protein, translated to MLRILGRKTSSNVQKVLWLCTELDLPYAREDIGGPYGRNKDPEYLALNPNGLVPTVDDDGFVLWESHAIMRYLAAKHGAEALWPADLKARADIDRWMDWGATVAGPAITPMFLQIVRTPKPDQDPKVIAASQQKTAEALTLLDQHLAGRKYIAGDSFTLADIPTGIQAFRWFWFPIERPDLPNVKAWYERLGERAGYRQHVMNPLV